The genome window CGCCATCTATGTGATGAACTTGACAGGCGGAGGAAGGATGGCACGCAAGTCACGATATGAGGTTAAAAGTAACACccccttcttcctcttctctaAATCCGGTCTAGGGAACTCCGTCTCTCTCGGCTACGATTTACATACTTGAAAAGGAAACCCGGAATCCCGCTCGTGCTTCTCTTCCCCATCCTTTCTTGCTCTCTCGTACGACATCCCCCCTTCACAATATCGGTCGCCATGAAGCTTTCAGGCATGCTGGCGGCCACGGCCGCAGCCCTCGCGGCCTTCTCTTCAACGGCCCAAGCCGCGACTTCAGCTGCGGAAGCGTTGGCCATGGCTCAGAAGCTATACCCGGAATGCGCAGTAAGTATTGAATAGTGAGCGGATCTCCCGCGCTTAGCGTCAAGACGGTGGCAAGTTTTTTGGCTGATCAGTGCGGCATCCCCATCTTTTCCCGACTACAGCTCGTCTGTCTCACCAAGCTTGTCCCGACGTCGGGTTGCCAGCTTACGGACACTGCGTGTCTTTGCACCAACGAGGAACTCAATGCCAACCTCTCTGTCTGCGTGTTGCAGGGATGCAACTATGAGGATGCCCTCAGTAAGTGCCTTTGCCTTGCTTTAGCTTTGAGACCGTACAAGGCATATTCTCAGCATCACAAATGGGAGGATTTGACTGACTCGTGTTGATGCTGCGCTAGAAACTAAGAATGGCTCGGCGACCATGTGCGGCCTACCTATTCGAGATGATACTATGAAGCCTCCTCTCGTGGCGGGTGTAGGATTCGGTGTAGCTCTCATCATTTACATACTCCGTATGTGTTCTGCTCTGCCTGGATGCAACAGAGAACTCAGCTGGGATGACTGGACCATCACCGCTTGCGTTCTTCTCACGATCCCGCCAACCGTCTTTGCCTTCACACGTAGGTGTTCCTCCATAAACACGTGTCCCGTGTAAGTCGAGACTGACTGATCTAGTTTCTGCAAATGGATTGGGAAAGGACATTTGGACTCTGCCCCTCCAGAACGTTGAGAACGTGCTGTTTGTAGGTGACCAAATCCACTCGCACCTCGTCTCAACCAAGAACAACGACTAACACCAACACCCCTCACCAACAGTTCTACTTCCTCGGAGAGCTCTTCTATTTCCTCGCACAGGCAATGAACAAAGTCTctatcctcctcttcctccaccGCATCTTCCAGCACAACAGCCTCGGCAAGGCCATCTGGGTCACAATCGGCCTCACCCTAGCCTACGCcgccgccttcttcttcgccACGCTCTTCCAATGCTGGCCCATCAATCACGCCTGGCTGCAGCTCGAGTCAGATCACCTGGGCCGCTGCAACAATATCCACCTCCAGGGATGGTTGAGCGCGGCTTTCAACATCGTGCTGGATATCGTCATCCTGGCGCTCCCCTTGCACCAGCTTTACCAGCTGCAGATGCCTTTAAAGAAGAAGCTCATGGTCATGGTTGTATTCTCCATGGGCATCTTGTAAGTCCCCTGAGACACCCCTCTACTGTCATCCCACTATCTCAACAAAGGGACAAGACTAACTGGTCTCCCACAGCGTCACTCTCGCCAGCGTAATCCGCCTCCGCACCCTCGTCGTCTTCGCAAACTCGACCAACATCACGTACGACTACGTCGACGCGGCCTACTGGAGCACAATCGAGCTCTACGCAGGCATCATCACGGCCTCCCTCCCTGCCGTCTACAAGTTCCTCTCTAGCGCCTTGTCTCAGAACGCCGCCTGGTCGGCTGTCAAGTCCAAGCTGTCTGGCGCATCGTCGGGCTCGAGGGGTACCGACAACTCGCACTCGGCGGTGGCGACTGGGTCCAGTGGTTTGAATCGACGGCTTACGCCGAAGAGGTCTGAGGCTGAGTTTGTGCTTTTGACGGATGTTGAAAGTGGCAAGAGTCAGAGGTGGGACTAGGTAGTGGACAGCTTGGAGATAACATAATCTTGCAGTAATGCACTGTACATAACATCATCAATTTTTCCTCTTACACGCGATATgtatacctaccttaccgagTACCTCACACACACAAGATAGTCTATACATCCCAACAAGGTCCAACTGGATGGAACTGTTGGAGAAGATCAAGCAAGTATAAAACCACTTCCAGAGTGTCCTGGACTCTTGTGTTCACCAAAATTGCCAGATTGGGGGATCTGGACACCCAGTCAGCCGTGGTGGTCTTGTCGTTCGGCGAGCGGACAAGGTGATGGCCGCGAGGATCTCACGATCCACAAGAGGGTATCTCTGTCCCTTCAAGTGAATAATACGCAATACTACTCATCAGTGAAGGCAGACGTCTTCTGCGTATTCGCTCGTGAAAGAGCGAAAGATAGAGGGCAGTCAAGATGAAAAGGAAATCACTTACTATAACTCATGTCTGCCTCGGTCCTTGATGATCGCCATTCCCTGAAAGACAATGTGCTGGACTCAAGCGCACCGACCAAAAAAAGGGCCCCTGGAACTATAAGGAGCTCTGGGAACACGGAGTATTGTCTGCAGAAAGACTGAGACTCTTAGGATCTACCTGCTGTCGGTTTTTATTGGAACCTGGGCCATACAGAAACGCCAAGATTGCAATTCCGATATGCGCTCATTCTATCGAAGCGCACGACAGATCACCGACGAAGGAGAAGACTAGACGCTGATGGTCATATTACCTTTTCCACCATTGACCCAGACGGATTTCTGCCTCGAAAGCACCAAATATCCCCGAGTCGACGCCGGTGTGTCCCATTCAACGACAGCCGTTCCTTCATCCCCAACGGTAAACTTTGCAGAAAACTTGCCCAAGCTCGTCGTGAACCCAGCCTCGGCTTCCGAGAGCTCGCTCAGCACAGGCTTGAGCTGCCACTCGCTTCCGCCGGGCTTGATGACCCTCAGTCCGACAAGATACTCCGTCATAGTCGAAGTTGGACCACTGCTCCACCCATGAGCATGCGAGATATAAGACGGATCGTTCCGGTACCCGCGATCTCCTCGATAGCCCCATGTTCCATCGATGAGATACCCCTCCACGACGGTAGACTGCGTGCCGTTGGGGTTGTTCAGGTACCAGCCCCACGCGTCTCGGATAAGCTGTAAGGCCCGATCGGGGCGTCCCGTTCGGAAGTGCGTGGCGATCTCGATGCTGGAGATGAATGGCGACACGTTGTTTTTGAGTTCGGGGCAGTGAGGACCGATCGGGGTCCAGTTTGATTCGAGGTAGTCGGACACCTTTTGCGCTTCGGCGCTATCTGCGGAGACGACACCAAAGGCGACTGCCATGCTGTTCGCGTCTTGTGGATACAGCGACGTGTTGTCGGGACTTTCCTTGAACGCCCCCTTGATTTCATCCCATAGCTCAGTCATGATGGACGCTTGCAGCTTGCTCGCGGCGCTTGTCCAGTCTTTCTGGTAGCTGCTCGCGTTCGCGAGGGTAGGAGACCAAGAGGTGATGTCGGCGCCGGTGCGCAGGGCTCGATACAATCTGGTCGTAGAGTTAGTGTTTCCCTTGGCCGAGAAGAACATTCACCTACAGCATGCTTGCTGAGCTGCGCTCAGTGGAGTATGTCCATCGGCCCCAGTCCGCGGCGCCAGTCACGTTCATGATTCCCTTGTCTGAGACTTTGCTTCTACTGAGGTTGATTGCTTTGAGGTACTTGGGCCAGATGGAAGTCATGAAGTCCGTGTCGCCGGTGTACAAGAAGTAGTTGTAAGTGCCAACCAGTGTCCACAGATGGTATGCTATGTTTGCACCGTCAGCTTGACTTCTTGCCATCCTAAACTTGTCTCAACTTACTGTCGCTATCCTTCGAGAGATATGGTGGACCGGCTTTTGGCAAAGTACCGTCGGCAGACTAACGAGCGACACGTTGAGTAAATTTCAATTTCATCATCTTTGGGGCAACTTACCTGGTAGTTGTAGATCGCCAAGAGGGTATTCTTCGTGCTCTCCATATCGCCGGTGCTCACAAATGCCGAAGG of Colletotrichum lupini chromosome 8, complete sequence contains these proteins:
- a CDS encoding CFEM domain-containing protein, which translates into the protein MKLSGMLAATAAALAAFSSTAQAATSAAEALAMAQKLYPECALVCLTKLVPTSGCQLTDTACLCTNEELNANLSVCVLQGCNYEDALKTKNGSATMCGLPIRDDTMKPPLVAGVGFGVALIIYILRMCSALPGCNRELSWDDWTITACVLLTIPPTVFAFTLSANGLGKDIWTLPLQNVENVLFFYFLGELFYFLAQAMNKVSILLFLHRIFQHNSLGKAIWVTIGLTLAYAAAFFFATLFQCWPINHAWLQLESDHLGRCNNIHLQGWLSAAFNIVLDIVILALPLHQLYQLQMPLKKKLMVMVVFSMGIFVTLASVIRLRTLVVFANSTNITYDYVDAAYWSTIELYAGIITASLPAVYKFLSSALSQNAAWSAVKSKLSGASSGSRGTDNSHSAVATGSSGLNRRLTPKRSEAEFVLLTDVESGKSQRWD
- a CDS encoding bacterial alpha-L-rhamnosidase domain-containingprotein, whose protein sequence is MLISQQSIRALAATTLLANYCSAECWRNTTCDGPSSASFPGVWDQYNYAPTSRNVTPKYILSSPSGAAISNFTAPVNLSSQIDGLVFDFGVEVGGIVTIDYKLSQFTNATLGLAFTEAKNYIGRKSDNSNGGTGQDGALAYNITSGAAGTYIMPDPKLRGGFRYLTLFLTPFGSSSTVSVEIRNISLEISFQPTWSDLRAYQGYFHSSDELLNRIWYSGAYTIQTNSVPGKTGRISGTSGRTSWQNDAYIGPGETVLLDGAKRDRWVWIGDMGTAVPSAFVSTGDMESTKNTLLAIYNYQSADGTLPKAGPPYLSKDSDTYHLWTLVGTYNYFLYTGDTDFMTSIWPKYLKAINLSRSKVSDKGIMNVTGAADWGRWTYSTERSSASMLLYRALRTGADITSWSPTLANASSYQKDWTSAASKLQASIMTELWDEIKGAFKESPDNTSLYPQDANSMAVAFGVVSADSAEAQKVSDYLESNWTPIGPHCPELKNNVSPFISSIEIATHFRTGRPDRALQLIRDAWGWYLNNPNGTQSTVVEGYLIDGTWGYRGDRGYRNDPSYISHAHGWSSGPTSTMTEYLVGLRVIKPGGSEWQLKPVLSELSEAEAGFTTSLGKFSAKFTVGDEGTAVVEWDTPASTRGYLVLSRQKSVWVNGGKGNMTISV